Proteins encoded within one genomic window of Chthonomonas sp.:
- a CDS encoding ABC transporter ATP-binding protein, whose amino-acid sequence MSDAVNAVEMRGITKRFGRLVALDNVSIAVKPQTIHAIVGENGAGKTTLMKVLQGSLRSEAGDMSLHGSPLQIHSAQQGFERGIGMVSQHYSIIPELTALQNLMLGAEPGTILPLNHARERAVGLAAEMGMEFDWDAEARTLSPARAQKLEILKLLWRRAEIMILDEPTAMLSPSDAEELYANLKELVKAGKTAIVVTHRLNEVLEHCDSITVLRGGKNVADRSVADTNASELAELIVGRALSEPPTARSKGDSAAVLEIQGLTALGHRGDEALREANFQLQAGEMVGLAGVDGSGQRELFHALMGMGTGVRGSVRLGGTEISGWSVRERLEAGVRLIAEDRHEEAVMESWSLIENSVLSYQRRETLTKGKALDRGAMTKFAEATIARFKTKCDSPASTMQSLSGGNQQRVVAARALSFEPKLILAFQPTRGLDIAGTQEVYAAIRAECEKGAAALVVSFDLDELLEHCDRVMAVNRGRLTVMPPEKSLDRAEIGRWMVVD is encoded by the coding sequence ATGAGTGATGCCGTGAACGCCGTCGAGATGCGGGGAATCACCAAGCGCTTTGGGCGGTTGGTAGCGCTCGACAACGTCTCCATCGCGGTGAAGCCGCAAACCATTCACGCGATCGTCGGCGAGAACGGCGCGGGCAAGACGACGTTGATGAAGGTGTTGCAGGGTTCACTGCGGTCTGAGGCAGGCGACATGTCGCTCCATGGCAGCCCGTTGCAGATCCATTCGGCGCAGCAGGGATTCGAACGCGGCATCGGGATGGTCAGCCAGCACTACAGCATTATCCCCGAACTCACTGCGTTGCAGAATTTGATGCTTGGCGCTGAACCGGGCACGATCTTGCCGCTGAATCATGCGCGTGAACGGGCCGTCGGTTTGGCCGCGGAGATGGGCATGGAATTCGACTGGGACGCCGAGGCGCGTACCCTCAGCCCGGCACGAGCGCAGAAGCTAGAGATCCTTAAGCTCTTGTGGCGACGCGCGGAAATCATGATCCTTGACGAACCGACGGCGATGCTTTCGCCGAGTGATGCCGAGGAGCTCTACGCGAATTTGAAGGAGCTGGTGAAGGCAGGAAAAACTGCCATCGTCGTGACGCACCGTCTGAACGAGGTCCTGGAGCACTGCGACTCCATCACCGTACTACGCGGCGGCAAGAACGTCGCAGATCGATCGGTCGCCGATACGAATGCAAGCGAGTTGGCTGAGTTGATCGTGGGTCGCGCCCTCTCCGAGCCACCGACCGCGCGCTCGAAGGGTGACAGCGCTGCGGTGCTTGAGATCCAGGGCCTGACGGCGCTCGGGCATCGAGGGGACGAGGCACTGCGCGAGGCGAACTTCCAACTCCAAGCAGGAGAGATGGTCGGCTTGGCGGGAGTGGACGGAAGCGGCCAGCGGGAGCTCTTCCATGCGCTGATGGGCATGGGCACCGGAGTGCGAGGAAGCGTTCGGTTGGGTGGTACCGAGATATCCGGTTGGAGCGTGCGCGAGCGACTGGAGGCGGGGGTGCGGCTGATCGCAGAAGATCGGCACGAAGAGGCCGTGATGGAATCTTGGAGCCTGATCGAGAACAGCGTGCTCAGCTACCAGCGGCGCGAAACGCTGACGAAAGGCAAAGCGCTGGATCGAGGGGCAATGACCAAGTTCGCCGAAGCGACGATCGCGCGATTCAAGACTAAGTGCGACTCGCCGGCAAGTACCATGCAAAGCCTGAGCGGAGGGAATCAGCAGCGGGTAGTCGCCGCGCGGGCACTCTCGTTTGAACCGAAGCTGATCTTGGCGTTTCAGCCGACCCGTGGGTTGGATATTGCCGGTACGCAAGAGGTGTACGCGGCGATCCGGGCGGAGTGCGAAAAGGGGGCAGCGGCGCTCGTGGTGAGCTTTGACTTGGATGAACTACTGGAGCATTGCGACCGCGTGATGGCGGTGAACCGTGGACGGCTGACCGTCATGCCGCCTGAGAAATCGCTGGACCGCGCGGAGATCGGTCGCTGGATGGTGGTGGATTGA
- a CDS encoding NAD(P)-dependent oxidoreductase, with protein sequence MNIGFVGLGVMGAPMAGHLIKAGRTVQVWNRTPGRAPELDSHRAPNLDSLGSWADVVFLCIRGTDDVRAVCHDLAGTMCRDTLIVDHSTISPSGAIELHDWLGDRAIRFVDAPITGGSMGAKVGTLTIFCGGDEASIDQVKPILSAYAKRSERVGSKGAGQMMKAANQIAVAGSLLALCESLSFAKKVGLDVVQTREMLSGGAAGSWAFEHYGAKILAGDWSPGFSIDNQLKDLVYAIEAAEESHAAVPGTRLVQQLLGMLQTEGAGDKTTALLYEKMLALTHDHE encoded by the coding sequence GTGAACATCGGGTTCGTCGGATTGGGGGTCATGGGTGCACCGATGGCCGGGCACCTCATCAAGGCCGGAAGGACCGTCCAAGTCTGGAACCGAACCCCTGGTCGAGCACCCGAGTTGGATTCGCACCGGGCGCCGAATCTAGACAGCCTGGGCAGTTGGGCCGACGTCGTTTTCCTCTGCATCCGCGGCACGGACGATGTGCGTGCCGTGTGCCACGATCTCGCGGGCACGATGTGCCGCGATACGCTCATCGTGGACCACTCCACAATCTCCCCTTCGGGCGCGATCGAACTGCACGACTGGCTGGGCGATCGAGCGATCCGGTTCGTGGATGCGCCGATCACGGGCGGATCGATGGGGGCGAAGGTGGGGACGCTCACGATCTTCTGCGGCGGCGACGAGGCATCAATTGATCAGGTGAAACCGATCCTGTCGGCGTATGCCAAGCGGTCGGAACGTGTCGGTTCCAAGGGCGCGGGCCAGATGATGAAAGCGGCGAACCAGATCGCGGTGGCCGGCTCACTCCTTGCCCTTTGCGAATCACTTAGTTTTGCCAAGAAGGTTGGGCTGGACGTGGTGCAGACGAGGGAGATGCTCAGCGGCGGGGCAGCTGGCAGCTGGGCGTTTGAGCACTACGGCGCGAAGATTCTCGCGGGCGACTGGAGCCCTGGATTCAGCATCGATAACCAGTTGAAGGATTTGGTCTATGCCATTGAAGCGGCGGAGGAGTCGCACGCGGCGGTCCCCGGAACCCGCCTGGTGCAGCAACTGCTGGGTATGTTGCAGACCGAAGGGGCAGGAGACAAAACAACCGCGCTGTTGTATGAGAAAATGCTCGCATTGACACATGACCATGAGTGA
- a CDS encoding carboxyltransferase domain-containing protein, translated as MRIEPSGPDLWIVRQFDAPAAALAAWFESQAIPGILEVTSSYETLGIWTTSEFDSESALASLNSAPEDLKVKGKHHRVAICYEMGPDLESVLRALGIDRTALIESHTTTLFRCAAVGFSPGFAYLGSVAPELSGLPRRSTPRTRVEPGSVGIVGHQCAVYPSATPGGWNLIGRTPLLMADVEGEFFPIRAGDTVQFIQIPESDFDRWAGARLGEF; from the coding sequence ATGCGCATCGAACCCAGCGGACCCGACCTATGGATCGTTCGCCAGTTCGATGCACCTGCAGCCGCATTGGCCGCGTGGTTCGAATCGCAAGCGATTCCAGGCATTTTGGAAGTCACCAGCAGCTATGAGACTCTCGGCATTTGGACGACTTCTGAGTTTGACTCCGAGTCCGCGCTGGCGAGCCTCAACTCGGCTCCGGAAGATCTCAAAGTCAAAGGCAAGCACCACCGCGTCGCCATTTGTTACGAGATGGGTCCCGACCTTGAATCGGTCCTCCGCGCACTGGGTATCGACCGTACCGCTCTCATCGAATCGCATACCACGACTCTGTTCCGGTGCGCAGCGGTAGGGTTCTCACCTGGTTTTGCCTATCTCGGAAGCGTTGCGCCCGAGCTCTCAGGTCTGCCTCGACGCTCGACGCCTCGCACCCGGGTCGAGCCGGGCAGCGTGGGCATCGTCGGTCACCAGTGTGCGGTCTATCCGAGCGCGACGCCAGGCGGCTGGAACCTCATCGGCCGCACGCCGCTACTCATGGCCGACGTCGAAGGCGAGTTCTTCCCCATCCGCGCAGGCGACACCGTGCAGTTCATTCAAATCCCGGAGTCGGACTTCGATCGCTGGGCGGGCGCACGGCTGGGTGAGTTCTGA
- a CDS encoding LamB/YcsF family protein: MPCIDLAADIGEGFAWDSDLLEFITTAHVCCGAHAGSPELAASLSAQCREQGIRISLHIGYPDRESMGRRSASAAEFEEWSKVLEDQFAMTALQPAAIKFHGALYHDSGHRPEFTQALIDWLSTLGRPLIGDPLSLHPQLAAKAGIPFISEGFADRGLDPAGRLLARGNPGALIESADEAAVQALRVAPKVQSLCLHGDVAGCVARAASVRHALESAGYEVTNA; the protein is encoded by the coding sequence ATGCCGTGCATCGACCTGGCAGCCGACATCGGCGAGGGGTTCGCATGGGATTCTGACCTCCTCGAGTTCATCACGACCGCCCACGTCTGCTGCGGTGCACATGCCGGGTCACCCGAACTGGCCGCGTCGCTCTCCGCCCAGTGCCGTGAGCAGGGGATTCGGATCTCGCTCCATATCGGCTATCCCGACCGCGAGTCGATGGGGCGTCGGTCGGCCAGTGCCGCTGAGTTTGAAGAGTGGAGCAAGGTGCTTGAGGACCAGTTCGCAATGACCGCACTCCAGCCTGCCGCGATCAAATTCCACGGAGCGCTCTACCACGACTCGGGGCACCGCCCTGAGTTCACGCAGGCACTGATCGATTGGCTCAGCACGCTCGGACGACCCCTGATAGGCGATCCGCTCTCGCTGCATCCGCAACTGGCCGCCAAGGCGGGGATCCCTTTCATCTCCGAAGGGTTCGCCGACCGGGGACTGGACCCAGCTGGAAGGCTCTTGGCGCGGGGTAACCCCGGCGCGCTGATTGAGTCCGCCGACGAAGCCGCTGTCCAAGCGCTGCGTGTTGCGCCGAAAGTTCAAAGCCTGTGTCTCCACGGCGACGTCGCGGGCTGCGTGGCTCGGGCGGCAAGTGTTCGCCATGCGCTAGAGAGCGCAGGCTACGAGGTCACCAATGCTTGA
- a CDS encoding biotin-dependent carboxyltransferase family protein: MLELTELAGFASIQGRPRFGRLKFGIPLGGAFDQTSMTQANRIVGNDLDAPILELALSGATFTAHTDVLLGFAGAPVPMFISTRSPRPNEPVWLRAGESLAFKPPSLGVLTVIAIRGGFADPPLVTTPVRAGALLEPGGQTSGEPVALRAPALSMTNIPIEMMLGPHSGSFSVANLFQQRFAVTPNINRQGLRLQGFPLPGGCEIVSEPCCPGTVQVTPNGQLIVLGPDGPTVGGYPKVGILTREGLDRLAQLRPGERAAFKLAR, encoded by the coding sequence ATGCTTGAGCTTACAGAGCTTGCGGGTTTTGCCAGCATTCAGGGACGCCCGCGCTTTGGCCGTCTCAAATTTGGCATTCCGCTTGGCGGCGCATTCGATCAGACGAGCATGACGCAGGCAAACCGGATTGTCGGCAACGACCTCGACGCACCCATCCTTGAACTCGCACTCTCAGGCGCGACGTTCACCGCGCACACGGATGTCCTACTTGGCTTTGCAGGCGCGCCCGTGCCCATGTTCATCAGTACGCGCAGCCCGCGACCCAATGAGCCAGTCTGGCTACGCGCGGGCGAGTCACTCGCATTCAAACCGCCAAGCCTGGGCGTCCTGACCGTGATCGCAATTCGGGGCGGATTCGCCGACCCCCCACTCGTCACGACACCGGTCCGGGCGGGGGCGCTGCTGGAACCGGGAGGACAGACCAGCGGCGAGCCCGTGGCACTGCGAGCCCCCGCCCTCTCGATGACCAATATACCGATCGAGATGATGCTCGGTCCGCACTCAGGCTCATTCAGCGTCGCCAACCTTTTCCAGCAGCGGTTCGCTGTCACGCCCAACATCAATCGCCAAGGGCTTCGTTTGCAGGGGTTCCCGCTGCCGGGCGGCTGCGAGATCGTCAGCGAGCCTTGCTGCCCGGGCACCGTGCAGGTGACTCCGAACGGGCAGTTGATCGTTCTGGGACCGGACGGCCCGACCGTCGGAGGTTATCCGAAAGTGGGAATCCTCACCCGCGAGGGTCTGGATCGGCTTGCGCAGCTGCGACCCGGCGAACGGGCGGCATTCAAGCTCGCCCGCTAG
- the fabF gene encoding beta-ketoacyl-ACP synthase II: MDFRPSGRVVVTGVGAVTPLGVGIDTFWPRMIAGESGIDLIQNMDVSEFATRVGAEVHGFDAADWMDKKDAKRVDRFIAFAVASASQALADSGLKVDESNRDHIGVLVGSGIGGLTFLAEQFRKQIEFGPSKVSPFLVPWMIPDMASGMVSIVHGLRGPNTCVVTACATGANSIGDAYHMVKRGDAVAMVAGGAEAPINEIGMSGFCAIRAMTSRNDDPKRASRPFDKERDGFIIGEGSAVVILEDYDHAVARGANIYGEVLGYGLSGDGYHITQPLPDHDGARRSMAMAMKDLGDRKIDYINAHGTSTPLNDKAESHAMQVVFGGIDKTPQMSSTKSMIGHTLGAAGAIESVVCLLAMRDGVMPPTINYEFPDEECPLDCIPNAARHGEVNTTMTNSFGFGGHNATLVFGKV; the protein is encoded by the coding sequence ATGGACTTCCGTCCTTCAGGTCGAGTGGTCGTGACCGGCGTGGGAGCCGTCACTCCGCTCGGCGTCGGAATTGACACGTTTTGGCCGCGAATGATCGCTGGTGAATCGGGCATTGACCTGATCCAGAACATGGATGTTTCCGAATTCGCCACGCGCGTCGGAGCCGAAGTACACGGCTTCGATGCGGCGGACTGGATGGACAAGAAGGACGCAAAGCGGGTCGACCGCTTCATCGCCTTTGCCGTCGCGAGTGCCTCCCAGGCGCTTGCCGACAGCGGATTGAAGGTGGATGAATCCAATCGAGACCACATCGGCGTGCTAGTCGGCTCGGGCATCGGCGGTCTGACATTCCTAGCTGAACAGTTTCGCAAGCAGATCGAGTTTGGCCCGAGCAAGGTCTCCCCGTTCCTCGTGCCGTGGATGATTCCCGACATGGCGAGCGGTATGGTGAGCATCGTCCATGGCTTGCGCGGGCCGAACACCTGCGTGGTTACGGCATGTGCGACCGGAGCAAATTCGATCGGTGACGCCTACCACATGGTGAAGCGAGGCGATGCGGTGGCGATGGTTGCGGGTGGAGCCGAAGCGCCGATCAACGAGATCGGAATGTCAGGCTTCTGCGCCATTCGGGCGATGACTTCGCGCAACGACGATCCCAAGCGAGCCTCAAGACCGTTCGACAAGGAACGGGACGGGTTCATCATTGGCGAGGGGTCGGCGGTGGTGATCCTGGAGGATTACGACCACGCCGTTGCGCGCGGTGCGAACATCTACGGCGAAGTGCTCGGCTACGGCCTGAGCGGTGATGGTTATCACATCACGCAGCCGCTTCCCGACCACGACGGTGCACGCCGCTCCATGGCGATGGCGATGAAGGACTTGGGAGATCGCAAGATTGACTACATCAATGCCCACGGCACGAGCACGCCGCTGAACGACAAGGCCGAGAGCCATGCCATGCAGGTCGTCTTCGGTGGGATCGACAAGACTCCGCAGATGAGCAGTACGAAGTCCATGATCGGGCACACGCTCGGGGCCGCGGGCGCGATCGAATCGGTGGTCTGTCTGCTGGCGATGCGCGACGGAGTCATGCCTCCGACCATCAACTACGAATTCCCCGACGAGGAATGCCCGCTCGACTGCATCCCGAATGCGGCAAGGCACGGCGAAGTCAACACGACGATGACCAACTCGTTTGGGTTCGGTGGCCACAACGCCACACTCGTCTTCGGCAAAGTCTAG
- a CDS encoding acyl carrier protein yields the protein MANDTFERVKKVVVEELNVKDEEVSETANFQEDLGADSLDVVELVMAFEEEFGIDIPDEDVTNLKTVGDAVNYITAHAS from the coding sequence ATGGCAAACGATACTTTTGAGCGTGTAAAGAAAGTTGTGGTCGAGGAACTGAACGTCAAGGACGAAGAAGTCAGCGAGACCGCCAACTTCCAAGAGGACCTCGGCGCAGATTCGCTTGACGTCGTCGAACTCGTAATGGCATTTGAAGAGGAGTTCGGGATCGACATCCCCGACGAGGACGTCACCAACCTCAAGACCGTCGGTGACGCGGTGAACTACATCACCGCCCACGCTTCCTAA
- a CDS encoding CofH family radical SAM protein → MNPERILGPELMGIYAKVDAGKRLSREDGLLLCTTQNLTGVGYLANIVRERLHGANTYYVRNQHINYTNICNKFCKFCSFYAKKGGPAPYEMDMDEVRRRIGWHLDIPISEIHMVGGINPRLKYEYYMDLIRTVKEARPGVHVKAFTAVEIVQIAQMGKVSVEQALRDLMDAGLDSLPGGGIEILSERVHAELFGKKLNGDEWKDVARAAAKLGLKQYATMLYGHIETDEERIDHLIQLRELQEETGHFLTMTPLSFHPEGTELDHIDPLTADTDLRNIAVCRLMLDNFAHIKSFWIMNTVPVTQAALWYGADDTDGLVQEYEITYKDGEFGNKSQSLTYENMVRMITEAGRIPIERDSLYHEIVREGAEVRQRTPLSPLAVATV, encoded by the coding sequence ATGAACCCCGAGCGCATTCTCGGCCCCGAACTGATGGGCATCTACGCCAAGGTGGACGCTGGCAAGCGATTGTCCCGCGAGGACGGCCTGTTACTCTGTACAACCCAGAATCTCACGGGAGTGGGCTACCTGGCAAACATCGTGCGTGAGCGCTTGCACGGGGCGAACACGTACTACGTCCGCAACCAGCACATCAACTACACGAACATCTGCAACAAGTTCTGTAAGTTCTGCTCGTTCTATGCCAAAAAGGGCGGCCCGGCCCCGTACGAGATGGACATGGACGAGGTGCGACGCCGCATCGGCTGGCACCTGGACATCCCCATCTCCGAGATCCACATGGTCGGTGGCATTAACCCGCGACTGAAGTACGAATACTACATGGATCTGATCCGGACGGTCAAGGAAGCACGACCGGGCGTCCACGTGAAGGCGTTTACTGCCGTGGAGATAGTGCAGATTGCTCAGATGGGCAAGGTATCGGTCGAGCAGGCACTACGCGACCTGATGGACGCGGGGCTGGACTCGCTGCCCGGCGGCGGGATTGAGATCCTGAGCGAGCGCGTGCATGCGGAGCTTTTCGGAAAGAAGCTAAACGGTGATGAGTGGAAGGACGTGGCCCGTGCAGCTGCCAAGCTGGGGCTCAAGCAGTATGCGACGATGCTGTACGGCCACATTGAGACCGACGAGGAGCGTATCGACCACCTCATTCAACTCCGCGAACTCCAAGAAGAGACCGGCCACTTCTTGACCATGACGCCACTGAGCTTCCACCCCGAGGGGACGGAACTCGACCACATCGACCCCCTCACCGCCGACACGGACCTGCGCAACATCGCGGTCTGTCGGCTGATGCTCGACAATTTTGCCCACATCAAGAGCTTCTGGATCATGAACACCGTTCCGGTGACACAGGCAGCGCTGTGGTATGGCGCGGACGACACCGACGGCCTGGTCCAAGAGTACGAGATCACCTACAAGGATGGGGAATTCGGAAACAAGAGTCAGTCGCTGACTTACGAGAACATGGTGAGGATGATCACCGAGGCCGGGCGCATCCCGATCGAGCGAGATTCGCTGTACCACGAGATCGTCCGGGAGGGTGCCGAGGTTCGGCAAAGGACCCCATTGTCGCCTCTCGCGGTTGCCACGGTGTAA